Below is a window of Yersinia kristensenii DNA.
TTTATCTGTGTGACTGCACATCCGACAGGCTGCGAAGCCAACGTCAAAAAGCAAATCGACTATGTCACAGCAGAAGGTACAATCGCTAACGGCCCAAAACGAGTATTAGTGATTGGTGCGTCAACTGGATACGGGCTGGCAGCCCGCATTACAGCAGCATTTGGTTGTGGTGCCGATACACTGGGCGTTTTCTTTGAGCGTCCGGGCGAAGAAGGCAAGCCGGGAACCTCGGGTTGGTACAACAGCGCCGCGTTCCACAAATTCGCTGAGCAAAAAGGCTTGTACGCGAAGAGCATCAATGGCGATGCTTTTTCCGATGAGATTAAGCGCCTGACGATTGAAACCATCAAACAAGACTTGGGTCAAGTTGATCAGGTTATCTACAGTTTGGCTTCGCCACGTCGTACTCACCCGAAGACCGGCCAAGTGTTTAACTCCACACTGAAACCTATCGGGCATGAAGTTAAATTCCGCAGCCTTGATACTGATAAAGAAGTTATCAAAGAGGCCGTGTTGCAACCGGCCACTCAAGAAGAAATCGACAACACAGTCGCCGTCATGGGTGGTGAAGACTGGCAGATGTGGATTGATGCACTGCTGGAAGCGGGCGTGTTGGCTGAAGGCGCACAAACAACCGCTTTCACCTATCTGGGTGAAAAAATCACTCATGATATCTATTGGAATGGCTCTATTGGCGCGGCCAAGAAGGACTTGGACCAAAAAGTTCTGGCGATCCGCGATAGCCTATCTGCCCACGGCGGCGGTGATGCCCGTGTTTCTGTGCTGAAAGCAGTGGTGACTCAGGCCAGCTCTGCGATCCCAATGATGCCACTGTATTTGTCATTGTTATTCAAAGTGATGAAAGAAAAAGGCACTCATGAGGGCTGTATCGAGCAGGTTTATGCGCTGTATAAAGACAGCTTGTGTGGCAACGCGCCGCACCTGGACCAAGATGGCCGCCTACGTGCTGATTACAAAGAATTGGCTCCTGAAGTACAAAGCCAGGTTAAGCAGTTGTGGGACCAGGTGACCAACGACAATATTTATCAGTTGACCGACTTCACCGGCTATAAAACCGAGTTCTTAAATCTGTTCGGTTTTGCTGTTGATGGTGTGGACTATGAAGCTGATGTTAATCCTGCGGTGAAGATCCCTAATCTGATTCAGGGCTAAACCTCCGGTTTATATCAGACAACCCGCTGTGCGCCGTACAGCGGGTTGCTTATCCACTCATTAACACTTCTTCTCATTATATTCTCTTGATATAGCCATATCATTATCCTATATATCGATAATAGATAAGTTAAGTCTATATTCTTCGTTTACGGATAACCTAATAGCCTGCAACCTTGTGAATAAATTCCTCTTTAGAGTCTGAATTAATATTTATTCCACAGGGAAATAATGATGAGAATACGTTCGCTGGCAATATCCTTATTTGGTTTAATTATTTTAACCTCACTGAATGCCCATAGTGAGGAGAAGAAAGTCATTAAGTTAGGATTTAACCCTGGCCCTTATAAAGAGCAATTTGAGAAAGGCGTGGCACCTTATCTAATAAGTAAAGGTTACAAGATTGAATATAAAGATTTCAATGATGGAATCCAGGTCAATAATGCAGTCAGCACTGGAGAAATTGATGGCAATATCATGCAACACCCGGTTTATCTGCAAGCCATAAATGACCGATTACGCATTGATAACACAGGTATTGTACAAGTCCCCACGCCCCCGATGGGCCTCTATTCTAATAAGCACAATAAAGAAGACAAGCCCAAAGATGGCGCATGGATTTCAGTCCCGAATCAGCCCTCCAATGAATACCGAGCCGCGCTCTTACTGCAATCTATTGGCTGGATAAAGCTGAAAGAAAAAATTGATCCAGCCACTTTCTCGCAAAAAGATATTGCAGAAAATCCGTATCATTTGGTGATCAAAGAAATGGATAATGCGCAGCAAGTCAGGGCATTACCCGATGTAGACTATGGCGCAATCCAAGGTAACTTTGCTGTGTCTAATGGGATAAAACTCACTTCAGCGCTGCAACTTGAAAAACCCACCTCTCAGTTTGTTAACGTGGTGACCGTTGCCGGTAAAAATAAAGACGCCGAGTTTGCCAAGGATATTATTGCAGGATATCACTCCCCTGAATTTAAAAAATATATTCTGGATAACGAAAAATACACGGGTTATATGCTACCTGATTATCTAAACTAATGGATTAACAGATGATTGAACTTCAGCATATTTCCAAGACCTTTGAACGTAAAGGTATCAAACTACAGGCTCTTAATGATGTCAATTTAACCGTCGAGGACGGTGATATATTTGGCATCATCGGCTACAGTGGCGCGGGGAAAAGTACCCTATTACGCATGGTCAATTCACTGGAAAGCCCGAGCGCCGGCAATGTGATTATTGATGGTAAAAACCTGCATGACTTTAGTCAGGAACAGCTTCGTTTATTGAAAAAAAATATTGGCATGATATTCCAGAATTTTAATTTATTGGAATCAAAGACTGTTTTTAAAAACGTCGCCATGCCACTTATTTTATTGGGGAAAAACAAAAAATTCATTCAAGAACGTGTTGCGGAGCTGCTGGACTTCGTCGGGTTGGGGGATAAAAGTCACAATTTTCCGAACGAGTTATCCGGAGGACAAAAACAGCGAGTGGGCATTGCTCGGGCGCTGGCAACTAATCCCTCTATTCTGCTGTGTGATGAGGCTACATCGTCACTCGACCCGCAAACCACCGCTCAGATTTTGTTATTACTGAAGAAAATTAATCAACAATACAATATTACGGTGTTGCTGATTACCCATGAAATGTCAGTCATTCAAAAGATCTGTAATAAGGTAGCGGTCATGGAAAACGGTCAAGTCATTGAACAAGGTTCAGTATTGACGGTTTTTGGTCATCCAACCCACCCCACGACAATTAACTTTGTTCGCACCGTCATCAAAGACAGCTTGCCCGAGAGTGTGAAAAAATTATTGGATAACAGCCATGCAGGTCGCCAATTTCGCCTGGCGTTTATCGGGGCAATAGCGACACAGCCGGTGATCAACCAACTCATCAAGCAATATGATATTGGCATCAATATTCTGTTTGCCAACATGTCAGAGATACAGGACACCACGCTAGGTCATATGGTGCTGTTATTAACCGGCGAGAATCACATCATTGATAGCGCCGTTAATTATCTGGCGGGAACAGGAATTGATATACAGGAAATAAATTGATGATCGAAACCGCAATTACATTAGACCAATTTATCCAGGCGCTACACGATACTCTGGTTATGGTCAGTATTTCATTGGTGATCGGTTCTCTTATTGGTATTCCTTTGGGGGTTTTACTGGTAGTGACTCGGCCGGGTGGGTTAATTAAGAATAGGGTTTTTTATAATATTCTTAACCCCATTATCAATATCATCCGATCATTGCCGTTTATTATTCTGATGGTCGCGATTATCCCGCTCACCCGCCTCATTGTGAACACTACCATAGGAACGCCAGGGGCGATTGTACCGCTGATTATTTTTATCGCGCCGTATATTGGCCGCTTGGTGGAAAACTCCCTGCTGGACGTTAATCCCGGAATTCTGGAAGCAGCAAAATCAATGGGGGCAACACCGCTACAAGCCATTTGGTATTTTTTACTGCCTGAAGCACTGTCGTCATTAATATTGGCGCTGACCACCGCCACCATTGGTTTGATTGGTGCCACTGCCATGGCGGGTACAGTCGGTGGTGGCGGAATTGGTGATTTAGCTATTACTTATGGCTACCAGCGCTTTGATACTTTTGTCACTGTCACTACCGCGATTGTATTAATTATCACCGTGCAGTTAATTCAATCGCTGGGTAATTTATTTGCCAGTAAAATTCGCCGTGAATAAATAAAAACCCCTTTCGGCTAGCAAAAGGGGTTCAGACGGCGAACAAGTTCAAATGAAGGGGAAACGTGCCGTTGGGATCGCTCTTAGTTTCAAATACAAGTGCGTAAGCCACCGAAGCGCCCCTAGGTACGATCACCCCTTCACACAC
It encodes the following:
- the fabV gene encoding enoyl-ACP reductase FabV, whose protein sequence is MIIKPRVRGFICVTAHPTGCEANVKKQIDYVTAEGTIANGPKRVLVIGASTGYGLAARITAAFGCGADTLGVFFERPGEEGKPGTSGWYNSAAFHKFAEQKGLYAKSINGDAFSDEIKRLTIETIKQDLGQVDQVIYSLASPRRTHPKTGQVFNSTLKPIGHEVKFRSLDTDKEVIKEAVLQPATQEEIDNTVAVMGGEDWQMWIDALLEAGVLAEGAQTTAFTYLGEKITHDIYWNGSIGAAKKDLDQKVLAIRDSLSAHGGGDARVSVLKAVVTQASSAIPMMPLYLSLLFKVMKEKGTHEGCIEQVYALYKDSLCGNAPHLDQDGRLRADYKELAPEVQSQVKQLWDQVTNDNIYQLTDFTGYKTEFLNLFGFAVDGVDYEADVNPAVKIPNLIQG
- a CDS encoding MetQ/NlpA family ABC transporter substrate-binding protein, which gives rise to MRIRSLAISLFGLIILTSLNAHSEEKKVIKLGFNPGPYKEQFEKGVAPYLISKGYKIEYKDFNDGIQVNNAVSTGEIDGNIMQHPVYLQAINDRLRIDNTGIVQVPTPPMGLYSNKHNKEDKPKDGAWISVPNQPSNEYRAALLLQSIGWIKLKEKIDPATFSQKDIAENPYHLVIKEMDNAQQVRALPDVDYGAIQGNFAVSNGIKLTSALQLEKPTSQFVNVVTVAGKNKDAEFAKDIIAGYHSPEFKKYILDNEKYTGYMLPDYLN
- a CDS encoding methionine ABC transporter ATP-binding protein, translating into MIELQHISKTFERKGIKLQALNDVNLTVEDGDIFGIIGYSGAGKSTLLRMVNSLESPSAGNVIIDGKNLHDFSQEQLRLLKKNIGMIFQNFNLLESKTVFKNVAMPLILLGKNKKFIQERVAELLDFVGLGDKSHNFPNELSGGQKQRVGIARALATNPSILLCDEATSSLDPQTTAQILLLLKKINQQYNITVLLITHEMSVIQKICNKVAVMENGQVIEQGSVLTVFGHPTHPTTINFVRTVIKDSLPESVKKLLDNSHAGRQFRLAFIGAIATQPVINQLIKQYDIGINILFANMSEIQDTTLGHMVLLLTGENHIIDSAVNYLAGTGIDIQEIN
- a CDS encoding methionine ABC transporter permease, with product MIETAITLDQFIQALHDTLVMVSISLVIGSLIGIPLGVLLVVTRPGGLIKNRVFYNILNPIINIIRSLPFIILMVAIIPLTRLIVNTTIGTPGAIVPLIIFIAPYIGRLVENSLLDVNPGILEAAKSMGATPLQAIWYFLLPEALSSLILALTTATIGLIGATAMAGTVGGGGIGDLAITYGYQRFDTFVTVTTAIVLIITVQLIQSLGNLFASKIRRE